Proteins from one Xiphophorus hellerii strain 12219 chromosome 8, Xiphophorus_hellerii-4.1, whole genome shotgun sequence genomic window:
- the LOC116724445 gene encoding NLR family CARD domain-containing protein 3-like, translating to MDQCEDREEGVPPSKTTLCGEDESQSKGQRIHQRLKPEPEPEPSCVSFKSNDSKEFLIDFKSPGSPPSERGDQQSSEVPSGPSVQQHQTQLDSILMLLEDNIITFVKNELKKIQKLLNPDYPECSESQKEDNEVLEGGDEEQRRSNREAFMKITLNFLRRMKNVELADHLQNKRLAEVCQHQLKSGLKKKFQSVFEGIAKAGSPTLLNQIYTELYITEGGTGEVNDEHEVRQIETASRKPHRPETTIRQEDIFKVPPGRDQPIRTVMTKGVAGIGKTVLTQKFTLDWAEDKAHQNIQFIFPFTFRELNLLKEKKFSLVELVHYFFSETKEICSFEHFQVLFIFDGLDESRLPLDFHNKEILTDATESTSVDVLLTNLIRGKLLPSALLWITTRPAAANQIPPQCVGMVTEVRGFNDPQKEEYFRKRFRDEKQANRIISHMKTSRSLHIICHIPVFCWITATVLEVVLETREGGELPSTLTEMYIHFLVVQEKVKKVKYDGGAETDPHWSPESRKMIESLGKLAFGQLQKGNLIFYESDLTECGIDIRTASVYSGVFTQIFKEERGLYQDKVFCFVHLSVQEFLAALHVHLTFTNSGVNLMKENTPSFFSTFFSRSNINNLHQRAVDQALQSPNGHLDLFLRFLLGLSLHSNQRLLQGLLTQTGSRSQTNQDTVKYIKEKISKNVSAEKSINLFHCLNELNDRSLVEEIQQSLSSGSLSTDKLSPAQWSALVFILLSSGKELDVFDLKKYSASEEVLLRLLPVVKTSNKALLSDCNLSERSCEALSSVLSSQSSSLRELDLSNNNLQDSGVKFLSAGLKSPNCNLETLRLSDCNLSERSCEALSSVLSSQSSSLRELDLSNNNLQDSGVKLLSAGLKSPNCNLETLSLSGCLVSEEGCASLASALTSNSSHLKELDLSYNHPGDSGVKLLSAGLKDPHWRLEALRVEPAGLPFLTPGLRKYSCQLTIDTNTVSRKLKLSKDNRKVTWEELQSYPDHPDRFDLPQLLCRTGLTGRCYWEVEWRGEVDISVSYRRIKRKGDNRDCLFGGNDHSWSLRCSDFVGYCVWHNNRKACLSSSSVSNRVAVYVDCPAGILSFYRISSDSLILLHTFNTTFTEPLIPGITVWSSYGSSLFLC from the exons atggatcagtgtgaggacagagaggagggagtccctccctctaaaaccactctgtgtggggaagatgagagccagagcaaaggtcagag gatccatcagagactcaaaccagaaccagaaccagaacccagctgcgTGTCCTTTAAGAGCAACGATTCCAAAGAGTTTCtcattgactttaaatctcctggatctccaccatcagagag aggggaccagcagagctcagaggttcctAGTGGCCCATCTGTccagcagcatcaaacacagctggactccatattGATG CTGTTGGAGGACAACATTATCACTTTTGTGAAGAACGAGttgaagaaaatccagaaattacTGAATCcagattacccagaatgctcagaGAGTCAGAAAGAGGATAATGAGGTGTTGGAAGGTGgtgatgaagagcagaggaggagcaaCAGAGAGGCATTCatgaagatcacactgaacttctTGAGGAGGATGAAGAACGTGGAGCTGGCTGACCATCTGCAGAACA aacGTCTTGCTGAAgtttgtcaacatcaacttaaatctggtctgaagaagaagttccagtctgtgtttgaggggattgctaaagcaggaagtccaacccttctgaaccagatctacacagagctctacatcacagagggagggactggagaggtcaatgatgaacatgaggtcagacagattgaaacagcatccaggaaaccacacagaccagaaacaacaatcagacaagaagacatctttaaagtcccacctggaagagatcaaccaatcagaacagtgatgacaaagggagtggctggcattgggaaaacagtcttaacacagaagttcactctggactgggctgaagacaaagcccaccagaacatccagtttatatttccatttactttcagagagctgaatctgctgaaagagaaaaagttcagcttggtggaacttgttcattatttctttagtgaaaccaaagaaatctgcagctttgaacacttccaggttcttttcatctttgatggcctggatgagagtcgacttcctctggacttccacaacaaggagatcctgactgatgctacagagtccacctcagtggacgttctgctgacaaacctcatcagggggaaactgcttccctctgctctcctctggataaccacacgacctgcagcagccaatcagatccctcctcagtgtgttggcatggtgacagaggtcagaggattCAATGACCCTCAGAAGGAGGaatacttcaggaagagattcagagatgagaAACAGGCCaacaggatcatctcccacatgaagacatcacgaagcctccacatcatctgccacatcccagtcttctgctggatcactgctacagttctggaggttgtgttggagaccagagagggaggagagctgcccagcaccctgactgagatgtacatccacttcctggtggtccaggaaaaagtgaagaaggtcaagtatgatggaggagctgaaacagatccacactggagtccagagagcaggaagatgattgagtctctgggaaaactggcttttggtcagctgcagaaaggaaacctgatcttctatgaatcagacctgacagagtgtggtATCGATATCAGAACAGCatcagtgtactcaggagtgttcacacagatctttaaagaggagagaggtctgtaccaggacaaggtgttctgcttcgtccatctgagtgttcaggagtttctggctgctcttcatgttcatctgacTTTCACCAATTCTGGTGTCAACctgatgaaagaaaatacaccatcatttttctctacattttttagcagatcaaatataaataatctccatcagagagctgttgaccaggccttacagagtccaaatggacacctggacttgttcctccgcttcctcctgggactttcactgcactccaatcagagactcctacaaggtctgctgacacagacaggaagtagatCACAGACAAATCAGGATACAGTTAagtacatcaaggagaagatcagtaagaatgtgtctgcagagaaaagcatcaatctgttccattgtctgaatgaactgaatgatcgttctctagtggaggagatccaacagtctctgagttcaggaagtctctccacagataaactgtctcctgctcagtggtcagctctggttTTCATCTTACTGTCATCAGGAAAAGAACTGGATGTGTTTGACttgaagaaatactctgcttcagaggaggttcttctgaggctgctgccagtggttaaaacctccaacaaagctct actgagtgactgtaacctctcagagagaagctgtgaagctctgtcctcagttctcagctcccagtcctccagtctcagagaactggacctgagtaacaacaacctgcaggattcaggagtgaagtttctatctgctggactgaagagtccaaactgcaacctggaaactttGAG actgagtgactgtaacctctcagagagaagctgtgaagctctgtcctcagttctcagctcccagtcctccagtctcagagaactggacctgagtaacaacaacctgcaggattcaggagtgaagcttctctctgctggactgaagagtccaaactgcaacctggaaactctcag cttatcaggctgtttggtctcagaggaaggctgtgcttctctggcctcagctctgacctccaactcctcccatctgaaagagttggacctgagctacaatcatccaggagactcaggagtgaagctgctgtcggctggactgaaggatccacactggagactggaagctctcag ggtggagcctgctggactcccattcttgacaccaggtctgaggaagt attcctgtcaactcaccatcgacacaaacacagtgagcagaaaactcaaactgtctaaagacaacaggaaggtgacatgggaggagcttcagtcatatcctgatcatccagacagatttgatcttcctcagctgctgtgtagaactggtctgactggtcgctgttactgggaggttgaGTGGAGAGGAGAAGTTgatatatcagtgagttacagaagaatcaaGAGGAAAGGAGACAATAGAGACTGTTTGTTTGGAGGGaatgatcattcctggagtctgagATGCTCTGATTTTGTTGGTTACTGTGTCTGGCACAATAACAGAAAAGcttgtctctcctcctcctctgtctctaacagagtagcagtgtatgtggactgtcctgctggcattctgtccttctacagaatttcctctgactcactgatcctcctccacaccttcaacaccacattcactgaacctctgattcctggaaTTACAGTCTGGTCCAGTTATGGTTCGTCactgtttctgtgctga